The DNA segment ATTTGCATTAACTGGGTAGGTTAAATATTGTTCAATTACATGGCAAAATGCGTCGACAATACCGTTGGCGATTTGTAATTTTGGCAGTGAAAAGGTAGTTACTGGGTCAAGAACTGCAAATTGTGGAAATACTTGATCGTTTGAAAATGCGAGTTTTTCTTTCGCAATCTGACTGTGCATGGACAGCGCACCGGCGTTGCCTTGTGAACCACTCGCGGAAGGTAACGATATTTGACGATTTTTACGACTAATTACGGCATGTTGGTTCATCTCGGAACCTGTTGCTGGTAGGGTTAAGATGCAGCCAAATGGAATTACATTTCTAATGCCTTTTCCTTTGTTATGCAGAATTTCCCAAGGGTCGCCTAATTCCCAGCAAGCTGCGGCAGCAATAAATTTGGTGCCATCAATTACTGAACCACCGCCAATTGCCAGTAAAAAATTGATGCGTTCTTTTTTTACAACCGCAACAGCCTGCATCAAAGTTTCATAATCTGGGTTTGGTTCAATGCCGCCAAATTCAGTAATGTTACGCCCGGCTAATGCGCGTTTGGCGAGATCCATCGTGCCATTGGCAATAATACTGCCGCCGCCGTAGACGATTAAAATTCGGGCATCGGATGGGATTTCGTGACTGATTTTGGCGATTTGACCTTTCCCAAATAACACTTTGGTTGGATTTTGATATTCAAAATTCAGCATATGGCCACCTCGGTAAATTTACATAATTAATATAGTTT comes from the uncultured Tolumonas sp. genome and includes:
- a CDS encoding iron-containing alcohol dehydrogenase, whose product is MLNFEYQNPTKVLFGKGQIAKISHEIPSDARILIVYGGGSIIANGTMDLAKRALAGRNITEFGGIEPNPDYETLMQAVAVVKKERINFLLAIGGGSVIDGTKFIAAAACWELGDPWEILHNKGKGIRNVIPFGCILTLPATGSEMNQHAVISRKNRQISLPSASGSQGNAGALSMHSQIAKEKLAFSNDQVFPQFAVLDPVTTFSLPKLQIANGIVDAFCHVIEQYLTYPVNANLQDRFAESIMLTLLDDGIKSYQQPDDYDSRANLMWCATMALNGLIGSGVPQDWSSHAIGHELTALFGLAHAETLAIVLPGTMAVRKEEKKAKLIQYAKRVWGIQGKNEDLVIQQAIDKTIAFFESLGFATHLSAYNIKEEQIPDIAATLLKHGMTGIGEHGTVTLDICEEILRKAL